One part of the Lycium ferocissimum isolate CSIRO_LF1 chromosome 8, AGI_CSIRO_Lferr_CH_V1, whole genome shotgun sequence genome encodes these proteins:
- the LOC132066126 gene encoding uncharacterized protein LOC132066126, with product MSCIRAALAAACPAPQLLACAQHAEAWCNMRLACCTCDRLTYMTRKLVAVQRLRILGLEHMPYPGLAAEMVRISEDGIRQAGEIRRREEPVPEAEYQVAPRGGPGAPKGGGRGRKRTPCRGRHARREAVFAARGPGGGGHHLVDEADEADPIPEGVHGLVHPQPFQAGDSSPGDSPTFTPTLLLAKIPGSSSQPSQNAYMEKRDNVDWAALRTSLADERPVRNLQGARILDFDEFLIPDSTPAGPPEPPTQAFSHGSAEPAVSSHMITEPQVSFLLKFVLFNIRSIFNIHI from the exons ATGTCGTGCATACGAGCAGCACTTGCTGCAGCATGTCCTGCACCACAGCTACTTGCATGTGCACAACATGCTGAAGCTTGGTGCAACATGCGACTGGCATGTTGCACATGCGACCGATTAACTTATATGACACGCAAG CTGGTGGCCGTACAGCGTTTACGCATCttggggttagagcatatgcctTACCCTGGGCTTGCGGCGGAGATGGTACGGATATCCGAGGATGGTATCCGGCAGGCAGGCGAGATTAGGCGCAGGGAGGAGCCTGTTCCGGAGGCTGAGTATCAGGTGGCGCCAAGAGGAGGACCGGGTGCTCCTAAAGGAGGAGGCCGTGGCCGCAAGAGGACGCCGTGCCGGGGACGCCATGCGCGTAGAGAAGCGGTCTTTGCTGCTAGAGGACCTGGTGGTGGAGGACACCATCTGGTAGATGAGGCGGATGAGGCCGATCCCATTCCAGAGGGCGTTCACGGTCTAGTCCATCCGCAGCCGTTCCAGGCCGGTGACAGCTCACCTGGGGACTCACCTACGTTTACGCCGACGCTCTTACTTGCTAAGATACCCGGGTCTTCATCGCAGCCGAGCCAGAATGCATACATGGAGAAGCGTGATAACGTTGATTGGGCAGCGTTACGCACTTCATTAGCTGATGAGCGGCCTGTGAGGAATTTACAGGGAGCCaggattcttgacttcgatgagtttttgatcccg gattcgacgCCAGCGGGTCCACCAGAGCCACCCACTCAGGCGTTTTCTCATGGGTCTGCCGAGCCAGCGGTGTCTTCCCATATGATTACCGAGCCACaggtaagctttttattaaaatttgttttattcaatataaggtcaatatttaatatacatatttga
- the LOC132066127 gene encoding protein MAIN-LIKE 2-like — protein MRTGECTITLQDVEVLYGIPVDGQPLVQSNVKNITKSAWRELMYDLTGWLPGEEAIIGNSLLVITQLSNHLETLIAGNDIIDEHTDEAEVQKRVRLYLLWLIGGCIFPDNSGSRLSLHFLLDIADLDTIGGKAWERALSYLYDCLCRASMSNSRDVCGFIALLLST, from the coding sequence ATGCGGACTGGCGAATGTACCATCACACTGCAGGATGTCGAGGTGTTATATGGCATTCCCGTGGATGGCCAACCATTGGTGCAGAGtaatgttaaaaatataactaaatCAGCGTGGCGGGAATTGATGTACGACCTTACTGGTTGGTTGCCCGGAGAAGAAGCAATTATAGGTAATAGCTTGTTGGTAATAACACAATTATCTAATCATTTGGAAACCTTGATTGCCGggaatgatattattgatgaacACACTGATGAGGCTGAGGTACAAAAGAGGGTCAGGTTGTACCTGCTTTGGTTGATTGGTGGCTGTATATTCCCTGATAATTCTGGTTCAAGGCTTAGTTTACACTTTTTGCTTGACATAGCAGACCTTGATACAATAGGCGGTAAAGCTTGGGAGCGTGCATTATCATACTTGTACGATTGTCTATGCCGTGCTTCGATGTCTAATAGCCGTGATGTTTGTGGATTTATTGCTTTGTTACTGAGTACGTGA